In Candidatus Methylomirabilota bacterium, the genomic window CGCCTGGCGAGAGGCGAAGAACACGGGCTCGCCGAACATGATGTGCGCGCCCGCCACTCCGGCGAATGCGCCCACGATCTGCGCGCCGACGTAGGACGGTACCTCCCGCCATGGGAGCCCGCGTTGGGAGGCGTCGGCCAGCGTGACCGCCGGGTTGAAGTGAGCGCCCGAAATGGGGTCCAACGCAAGAATCAGCGCCACCAGGGCCGCACCTGTCGCAAGGGCATTGGCGAGCAGCGTCACGGCGATGTTGCCTCCGGCAAGCCGCGCCCCCATGATCCCGGAGCCCACCACTGCCGCCAGCAGGAAGGCCGAGCCCAGGGCCTCGGCGGTCACTCGGCGCCCGAGGCTCGAACGAGGCCCACTCATGACTCTCAAAGGAACCTCGCGCGATTGCCCGACTTCCAGGGCCTCAGTCGAATGGGCTTGGGGAGCCGGCCGGCCCCGGGTACCGCCGGCGCTCACTCGGCGCTGCCCGTCACGCCAGCGTGTGCCGCACCATCTTGCTGTCGACCAGGTAGATGACCATCTCCGCGATGTTCGTCGCGTGGTCGGCGACCCGCTCGAGGAAGCGGGCGATCAGGATCAGGCGGATGGCGCGGGGGATGGTCCGGGCGTCCTCCATCATGAAGGTCAGCAGCTCCCGGAAGATCTGGTGGTTGAGGGCATCGACCGCCGCGTCCTCGCCGCACACCCGGCGGGCCAGCGCCGTGTCGCGCGCCACGAAGGCGTCCAGGCTCTCCTTGACCATGGCCTGGGCCTTCTCGGCCATCCGGGGGAGATCGATGTAGGGCTTGAGCTGGGGCTCGAGGTTCAGCTCGACGGCCCGCTGCGCGATATTGACCGCCTGATCGCCGATGCGCTCGAGATCGGTGACGATCTTCATGGCCGTCGTGATGAAGCGCAGATCGCCGGCCGCCGGCTGGTGGAGGGCGAGGAGCTCCACGCACTTCTCGTCGATCTCGACGTCGTAGGTGTTGACCTGCCGGTCGCGCTCGATCACGCTGCGGGCCAGGGCGTCGTCGCGTTCGATCAGCGCCCGCATCACCCGCCGGATCTGGTCCTCCACCAGGGCGCCCATGGCCAGGAGGGTCTGCTTCAGGGTCTCCAGCTCCTCGTGGAAGTGGCGTTGCACGACCTTCATCCTACCCGAAGCGGCCGGTGATGTAATCCTCGGTACGTTTGTCCCGGGGATTCGTGAACAGCTCTCGGGTGACGCCGAACTCCACCAGATCTCCCAGGAGCAGGAAGCCCGTGTAGTCGGACACGCGCGCCGCCTGCTGCATATTGTGCGTCACGATGATCATGGTGT contains:
- the phoU gene encoding phosphate signaling complex protein PhoU codes for the protein MKVVQRHFHEELETLKQTLLAMGALVEDQIRRVMRALIERDDALARSVIERDRQVNTYDVEIDEKCVELLALHQPAAGDLRFITTAMKIVTDLERIGDQAVNIAQRAVELNLEPQLKPYIDLPRMAEKAQAMVKESLDAFVARDTALARRVCGEDAAVDALNHQIFRELLTFMMEDARTIPRAIRLILIARFLERVADHATNIAEMVIYLVDSKMVRHTLA